A section of the Polyangium spumosum genome encodes:
- a CDS encoding ATP-dependent helicase, translating to MTDLVAFPPPAFPEPADELGLNEPQARAVAHVEGPLVVFAGAGSGKTRVITYRIANLLAGHRVPPYRVLAVTFTNKAAGEMRRRIASLAGDEIAKELCIGTFHATCARLLRRFHDAAGLERNFVIYDDSDQRAVVARVLKELSLDDKRYPPRQVLSRIHKEKQEGRGPADFEPQGFFDDAILKVYEGYERYLRKANAVDFDDLILSVLRIAEDPKSLPGEDLRARFRHVLVDEFQDVNQVQYRLVRALAASRNLCVVGDDDQSIYRWRGADVRIVRNFRRDFPDAAIVKLEQNYRSSGNIVRAALGVIKPAKDREPKELWTARDGGEPVVVVAAQNEHDEAAWVAERVREAQARGVPLGEVAIFYRVHAQSRVLEEVLRAERIPYQIVGGMRFFERAEVKDLLSYLRILDNPKSDVDLERIINVPARKIGQATLDRLTQVANALNVPLYEALVPLVERGGLGTAAKKSLLAFRDLIESLREKAASAPPSDLAREVLARTGYARMLDEDDSAESDARKQNLQELIGSILDYEAEAAAAGQVGTLSGYLERVTLSSDIDALEDAPRVSMMTVHAAKGLEFDTVFITGMEDEIFPFKGPDPKRNEDIEEERRLAYVAVTRARERLFVTHAARRMIFGNTRFGVPSRFIADFPTAAVKGLMTAAASSERSFRDGYRDRDEPARPRGPWVHPMDREKTSARSFASPSASVPARAPGERYIEREPGEGAGGLARGARVMHEKFGVGAIVDVDPGDDPIATVKFSGWGVKRIKARFLRTE from the coding sequence GTGACGGATCTGGTGGCCTTTCCTCCGCCTGCTTTCCCCGAGCCGGCGGATGAGCTCGGGTTGAACGAGCCCCAGGCGCGGGCGGTGGCCCACGTCGAGGGCCCGCTCGTCGTGTTCGCGGGCGCGGGCAGCGGCAAGACGCGCGTCATCACGTATCGGATCGCGAACCTGCTCGCCGGGCACCGCGTCCCTCCGTACCGCGTGCTCGCCGTGACCTTCACGAACAAGGCGGCGGGCGAGATGCGCCGCCGCATCGCGAGCCTCGCGGGCGACGAGATCGCCAAGGAGCTCTGCATCGGCACGTTCCACGCGACCTGCGCGCGCCTGCTCCGGCGCTTCCACGACGCGGCCGGCCTCGAGCGGAATTTCGTCATCTACGACGACTCCGATCAGCGCGCCGTCGTCGCGCGGGTGCTGAAGGAGCTCTCGCTCGACGACAAGCGGTATCCGCCGCGGCAGGTCCTCTCGCGGATCCACAAGGAGAAGCAGGAGGGCCGCGGCCCCGCCGACTTCGAGCCGCAGGGCTTCTTCGACGACGCGATCCTGAAGGTCTACGAGGGCTACGAGCGCTACCTCCGCAAGGCCAACGCCGTCGACTTCGACGACCTCATCCTCTCGGTGCTGCGCATCGCCGAGGACCCGAAGAGCCTCCCCGGCGAGGATCTTCGCGCGCGTTTCCGGCACGTGCTCGTCGACGAGTTCCAGGACGTCAACCAGGTCCAGTATCGCCTCGTGCGCGCGCTCGCCGCGAGCCGCAACCTCTGCGTGGTCGGCGACGACGATCAGAGCATCTACCGCTGGCGCGGCGCCGACGTGCGTATCGTCCGGAACTTCCGCCGCGACTTCCCCGACGCCGCCATCGTCAAGCTCGAGCAGAACTACAGGTCCTCGGGCAACATCGTCCGGGCCGCGCTCGGCGTGATCAAGCCGGCGAAGGATCGCGAGCCGAAGGAGCTCTGGACCGCGCGGGACGGCGGCGAGCCCGTCGTCGTCGTCGCCGCGCAGAACGAGCACGACGAGGCCGCGTGGGTGGCCGAGCGCGTCCGCGAGGCCCAGGCGCGCGGCGTGCCGCTCGGCGAGGTGGCGATCTTCTACCGCGTGCACGCCCAGTCGCGCGTGCTCGAAGAGGTCCTGCGCGCCGAGCGGATCCCCTACCAGATCGTCGGCGGCATGCGCTTCTTCGAGCGGGCCGAGGTGAAGGATCTGCTCTCGTACCTGCGCATCCTCGATAACCCGAAGAGCGACGTCGACCTCGAGCGCATCATCAACGTCCCGGCGCGCAAGATCGGCCAGGCCACGCTCGATCGGCTCACGCAGGTGGCGAACGCCCTCAACGTGCCGCTCTACGAGGCGCTCGTGCCGCTCGTCGAGCGCGGCGGCCTCGGCACGGCCGCGAAGAAGAGCCTGCTCGCCTTCCGCGATCTCATCGAGAGCCTGCGCGAAAAGGCCGCCTCCGCGCCGCCGAGTGATCTCGCGCGTGAGGTCCTCGCGCGCACGGGGTATGCGCGTATGCTCGACGAGGACGACAGCGCCGAGAGCGACGCGCGCAAGCAGAACCTGCAGGAGCTCATCGGCTCCATCCTCGATTACGAGGCCGAGGCGGCCGCGGCGGGGCAGGTCGGCACGCTCTCCGGTTACCTCGAGCGGGTCACGCTCTCGAGCGACATCGACGCGCTCGAGGACGCGCCGCGCGTCTCCATGATGACCGTGCACGCGGCCAAGGGGCTCGAGTTCGACACGGTCTTCATCACGGGCATGGAGGACGAGATCTTCCCCTTCAAGGGCCCGGATCCCAAGCGCAACGAGGACATCGAGGAGGAGCGCCGCCTCGCCTACGTCGCCGTCACGCGGGCGAGAGAGCGCCTCTTCGTCACGCACGCGGCGCGGCGTATGATCTTCGGCAACACGCGCTTCGGCGTGCCGAGCCGCTTCATCGCCGATTTCCCGACCGCGGCCGTGAAGGGCCTCATGACGGCCGCGGCCTCGAGCGAGCGGTCGTTCCGCGACGGGTACCGCGACCGCGACGAACCTGCGCGGCCGCGTGGGCCCTGGGTGCATCCGATGGATCGCGAGAAGACGTCCGCGCGCTCCTTCGCCTCGCCTTCGGCTTCCGTGCCTGCGCGCGCGCCGGGCGAGCGGTACATCGAGCGCGAGCCGGGCGAGGGCGCGGGTGGCCTCGCGCGTGGGGCGCGGGTCATGCACGAGAAGTTCGGCGTCGGCGCCATCGTCGACGTCGACCCCGGCGACGACCCGATCGCCACGGTCAAGTTCTCCGGCTGGGGGGTCAAACGCATCAAGGCGCGGTTCTTGCGGACCGAATGA
- a CDS encoding D-alanine--D-alanine ligase family protein — protein sequence MRIALIYNFKITGSPEEAEFDPPETIDAIEDALSRAGHEVERVEVSGPASRVIARLEAISPDLVFNMAEGHKGKTREAFYPALFDELGFPYTGSDAYTLCLTLDKALTKRTLASYGVPTPRARLVTRVAIESGALDDVTFPVIVKPNFEGSSKGISGDFSVCEDNHELAEVVDRQLARFPAGVLVERFLRGVDVSCAFVEGLGDDGVLDPVEYVIDPRYSNLYNVYDFHLKNVRPEHVTSRLAVLPPAVLDRIQALTRRIVRALDLRDLGRCEFRVSPGSPQTGYDIHFLEVDALPSLDPTAAMFVAAKKRGFDYDGVIRSIVRSACKRRGLSPLLEGAPQRRQKKGALRVGFTFNMKRDGGDAEAEFDPPSTIEAITSAIESFGHTVVPLEAKPDLPHRLLAAQPDVVFNIAEGVRGRGREAQVPAMLELLGIPYSGSDPTTLSLCLDKGLTKQILRASKIDTPAWQVLTTGREKLKAFRYPVIVKPNAEGTSKGITGASVVPDEASARAAAKVLVEKYGQPALVEEYIHGREFTVGLLGDRRPRVLPPMEVVFVDPPEHPVYGFEEKQQGTTRVRFQCPASLTSAELKRIEKIARDTFLALHCRDVARIDLRLAKDGTVYVIECNPLPGLTPEFSDLCVIAKVASMDFRTLIGEILAGCIKRYRGERAAAAPPLVQVPPAQPLSLLPLLTEGAGPAKVSGT from the coding sequence ATGCGCATCGCGCTCATCTACAACTTCAAGATCACGGGCTCCCCCGAGGAGGCGGAGTTCGACCCCCCAGAGACCATCGACGCGATCGAGGACGCCCTCTCGCGCGCAGGCCACGAGGTCGAGCGCGTCGAGGTCTCGGGCCCCGCCTCGCGCGTCATCGCGCGCCTCGAAGCGATCTCGCCCGACCTCGTGTTCAACATGGCCGAGGGACACAAGGGCAAGACACGCGAGGCGTTTTACCCCGCGCTCTTCGACGAGCTCGGCTTCCCCTACACGGGCTCGGACGCGTACACGCTCTGCCTCACGCTCGACAAGGCGCTCACGAAGCGCACGCTCGCGAGCTACGGCGTCCCCACGCCCCGCGCGCGGCTCGTGACGCGCGTGGCGATCGAGAGCGGCGCGCTCGACGACGTCACGTTCCCGGTGATCGTGAAGCCGAACTTCGAGGGCTCGTCGAAGGGCATCTCCGGCGATTTCAGCGTCTGCGAGGACAACCACGAGCTCGCCGAGGTCGTCGACCGGCAGCTCGCGCGTTTCCCCGCGGGCGTGCTCGTCGAGCGCTTCCTGCGCGGCGTCGACGTGTCGTGCGCGTTCGTCGAGGGCCTCGGCGACGACGGGGTCCTCGACCCGGTCGAGTACGTGATCGATCCGCGCTACTCGAACCTCTACAACGTCTACGACTTCCACCTGAAGAACGTGCGGCCCGAGCACGTGACCTCGCGCCTGGCGGTGCTGCCGCCCGCGGTGCTCGATCGCATCCAGGCGCTGACGCGAAGGATCGTGCGGGCGCTCGATCTGCGGGACCTCGGCCGCTGCGAGTTCCGCGTCTCGCCGGGCTCGCCGCAGACGGGCTACGACATCCACTTCCTCGAGGTCGACGCGCTCCCCTCGCTCGATCCCACGGCGGCGATGTTCGTCGCGGCGAAGAAGCGCGGCTTCGACTACGACGGCGTGATCCGGTCGATCGTGCGCAGCGCGTGCAAGCGCCGCGGCCTCTCGCCCCTCCTCGAAGGCGCGCCGCAGCGCCGCCAGAAGAAGGGCGCGCTCCGCGTGGGCTTCACGTTCAACATGAAGCGCGACGGCGGCGACGCGGAGGCGGAGTTCGACCCGCCCTCCACGATCGAGGCGATCACGAGCGCGATCGAGAGCTTCGGCCACACGGTGGTGCCGCTCGAGGCCAAGCCCGATCTGCCGCACCGCCTCCTCGCCGCGCAGCCCGACGTGGTCTTCAACATCGCCGAGGGCGTGCGCGGCCGCGGCCGCGAGGCGCAGGTCCCCGCGATGCTGGAGCTGCTCGGCATCCCCTACAGCGGCAGCGATCCGACGACGCTCTCGCTCTGCCTCGACAAGGGCCTCACGAAGCAGATCCTGCGCGCCTCGAAGATCGACACGCCCGCGTGGCAGGTGCTCACGACGGGGCGCGAGAAGCTGAAGGCCTTCCGGTACCCGGTGATCGTCAAGCCAAACGCGGAGGGCACGTCGAAGGGGATCACGGGCGCGTCGGTGGTGCCGGACGAGGCGAGCGCGCGCGCCGCGGCGAAGGTCCTCGTCGAGAAGTACGGTCAACCCGCGCTCGTCGAGGAGTACATCCACGGCCGCGAGTTCACCGTCGGCCTGCTCGGCGATCGCCGCCCGCGGGTCCTTCCGCCGATGGAGGTGGTCTTCGTCGATCCACCCGAGCACCCGGTCTACGGCTTCGAGGAGAAGCAGCAGGGCACGACCCGCGTGCGCTTCCAGTGCCCGGCGAGCCTGACATCGGCGGAGCTCAAGCGGATCGAGAAGATCGCGCGCGACACCTTCCTCGCGCTGCACTGCCGCGACGTCGCGCGGATCGACCTGCGTTTGGCGAAGGACGGCACCGTGTACGTGATCGAGTGCAACCCGCTGCCCGGGCTCACCCCGGAGTTCAGCGATCTCTGCGTCATCGCGAAGGTCGCCAGCATGGATTTCCGGACGCTCATCGGCGAGATCCTCGCCGGCTGCATCAAGCGCTACCGCGGCGAGCGGGCCGCGGCCGCGCCGCCTCTGGTGCAGGTCCCGCCGGCCCAGCCGCTGAGCCTGCTCCCGCTGCTCACGGAGGGCGCCGGCCCCGCGAAGGTCAGCGGAACCTGA
- a CDS encoding protein kinase domain-containing protein, with amino-acid sequence MRPAEPELQSVRPTPWAPGSIIGGKYRLTTPIGAGGMGEVWRAEHTSLGTTVAVKLVDLASAQNPQETMARFLHEARAAARLKNENVVQTMDHGAQGHVAYIVMELLEGESLAKRLARQRVLPASDAVRLFREMARALERAHKQGIVHRDLKPENVFLANEEGREVVKILDFGIAKTADAGHDPHLKTHAGTVLGTPAYMSPEQVLGKEIDFRSDLWQLAMIAFECVTGARAFSGATLGELFMRICSAPLPVPSQAARNVPPGFDAWFARAAQRDPKERFQSARELAEALSIVLLRSQGGGAATVPLGSMVQSGKLEPTGQSTAWSSGASNPSSRRALTIALAVLPVLLIGVVGAVWIVKGRDPDPPAPAPSARPAASVSPPASPSIIAPAPAPNVPATAEPAATTDADAPPSPSAPDAGKPAPVRGGGKRIGKEDVLGF; translated from the coding sequence GTGAGACCCGCTGAACCCGAGCTGCAGAGCGTGAGGCCGACCCCCTGGGCGCCGGGCTCGATCATCGGGGGAAAGTACCGCCTGACGACGCCGATCGGCGCGGGCGGGATGGGGGAGGTCTGGCGCGCCGAGCACACGTCGCTCGGCACGACCGTGGCGGTGAAGCTCGTCGATCTCGCCTCCGCGCAGAACCCGCAGGAGACGATGGCGCGTTTCCTCCACGAGGCGCGCGCCGCGGCGCGGCTCAAGAACGAGAACGTGGTCCAGACGATGGATCACGGCGCGCAGGGGCACGTCGCGTACATCGTGATGGAGCTGCTCGAAGGCGAGAGCCTCGCCAAGCGGCTCGCGCGCCAGCGTGTCCTGCCGGCGTCGGACGCGGTGCGCCTCTTCCGCGAGATGGCCCGCGCCCTCGAGAGGGCGCACAAGCAGGGCATCGTCCACCGTGATCTGAAGCCGGAGAACGTCTTCCTCGCGAACGAGGAGGGCCGCGAGGTCGTGAAGATCCTCGACTTCGGCATCGCCAAGACCGCCGACGCCGGCCACGATCCGCACCTCAAGACGCACGCGGGCACGGTGCTCGGAACGCCCGCGTACATGAGCCCGGAGCAGGTGCTCGGCAAGGAGATCGACTTCCGCTCGGACCTCTGGCAGCTCGCGATGATCGCCTTCGAGTGCGTGACGGGCGCGCGGGCCTTCTCGGGCGCCACGCTCGGCGAGCTCTTCATGCGCATCTGCTCGGCGCCCCTGCCCGTGCCTTCGCAGGCCGCGCGCAACGTGCCGCCCGGCTTCGACGCGTGGTTCGCGCGCGCCGCGCAGCGGGATCCGAAGGAGCGGTTCCAGTCGGCGCGTGAGCTCGCCGAGGCGCTCTCCATCGTGCTCCTGCGCTCCCAGGGCGGAGGCGCGGCCACGGTGCCGCTCGGCTCGATGGTGCAGTCCGGCAAGCTCGAGCCGACGGGGCAGAGCACGGCCTGGTCGAGCGGCGCCTCGAACCCGAGCTCGCGACGCGCGCTCACGATCGCGCTCGCCGTGCTGCCGGTGCTGCTCATCGGCGTCGTCGGCGCCGTGTGGATCGTGAAGGGGCGCGACCCGGACCCTCCGGCCCCGGCGCCCTCCGCGCGCCCCGCGGCGAGCGTGTCGCCCCCCGCGAGCCCCTCGATCATCGCGCCCGCCCCCGCGCCGAACGTCCCGGCCACGGCCGAGCCCGCGGCGACGACCGACGCCGACGCGCCGCCTTCGCCGAGCGCGCCCGACGCCGGCAAACCCGCGCCGGTTCGCGGCGGGGGCAAGCGTATCGGCAAGGAAGATGTCCTCGGCTTCTGA
- a CDS encoding tetratricopeptide repeat protein: MSSASEPNPSPDGPMNLPLSKPKRAPHRTCLLVVFAALAWLTPSVSAGQDFATKSAARKLGEEAIVLFDKGQYAEALEKFNLADQLVPAPTLGLRAARSLVKLGRLVEASERYLAVTRMDLSGKAVTYLFRKAQADALKEREELLPLIPSLTIEVTGPVGAGITVYVDGEQIPLALLGQKRPIDPGPHELEVRRGETKVKKKVDLVVKQTEKVVLELPPLPKPKPPEPDPFWRTMAWVGIGVGAGGLVAFGVTGGLALSKEQELVTKCPNRACQPEFHADADFFDALRYATTAGLVVGVVGLGVGVPLLIAGPKQKQDEKKAAEITWTPVLGIGSAGLRGTF, from the coding sequence ATGTCCTCGGCTTCTGAGCCGAACCCGAGCCCCGACGGACCGATGAACCTGCCCCTGTCGAAGCCCAAACGAGCGCCTCATCGGACGTGCCTCCTCGTCGTGTTCGCCGCGCTCGCCTGGCTCACGCCGTCCGTGAGCGCGGGGCAGGATTTCGCGACCAAGAGCGCGGCGCGCAAGCTCGGCGAGGAGGCCATCGTGCTCTTCGACAAGGGCCAGTACGCGGAGGCGCTCGAGAAGTTCAACCTCGCCGATCAGCTCGTCCCCGCGCCGACGCTCGGCCTGCGCGCGGCGCGCAGCCTCGTGAAGCTCGGCCGCCTCGTCGAGGCCTCGGAGCGTTACCTCGCGGTGACGCGGATGGATCTCTCGGGCAAGGCGGTCACGTACCTCTTCCGCAAGGCGCAGGCCGACGCGCTCAAGGAGCGCGAGGAGCTCTTGCCGCTCATCCCGAGCCTGACCATCGAGGTCACGGGCCCCGTGGGCGCCGGGATCACGGTGTACGTCGACGGCGAGCAGATCCCGCTGGCGCTGCTCGGACAGAAGCGCCCGATCGATCCTGGCCCGCACGAGCTCGAGGTTCGTCGCGGCGAGACGAAGGTGAAGAAGAAGGTCGACCTCGTCGTGAAGCAGACGGAGAAGGTCGTGCTCGAGCTCCCCCCGCTGCCGAAGCCGAAGCCGCCGGAGCCGGACCCGTTCTGGAGGACGATGGCCTGGGTGGGGATCGGCGTCGGCGCGGGCGGGCTCGTGGCGTTCGGCGTGACGGGGGGCCTGGCGCTGTCGAAGGAGCAAGAGCTCGTCACGAAGTGCCCGAACCGGGCCTGTCAGCCCGAGTTCCACGCCGACGCCGACTTCTTCGACGCGCTCCGGTACGCGACGACGGCGGGCCTCGTGGTCGGCGTGGTGGGCCTCGGCGTGGGCGTGCCGCTTCTCATCGCAGGGCCGAAGCAAAAGCAAGACGAAAAAAAGGCCGCCGAGATCACGTGGACGCCCGTCCTCGGGATCGGCTCGGCGGGTCTACGCGGCACGTTCTGA
- a CDS encoding response regulator, translated as MARVLIIDDDPTFGQRAVRCLEKAGMRARFHEGPFGSLHAVRETGCDIVLVDVDMPRLDGGLLVKMIRDAYGLGQTRIMLVGDRSDMELADLAISVGAHGYASKSLSDAELVGRVVELSGRRASRRPTPALG; from the coding sequence ATGGCCCGCGTTCTGATCATCGACGACGACCCGACCTTCGGCCAGCGAGCCGTGCGTTGCCTGGAAAAAGCGGGCATGCGCGCGCGCTTTCACGAAGGCCCGTTCGGCAGCCTGCACGCGGTCCGCGAGACGGGCTGCGACATCGTGCTCGTCGACGTGGACATGCCGCGCCTCGACGGCGGCCTGCTCGTGAAGATGATCCGCGACGCTTACGGGCTCGGGCAAACCCGCATCATGCTCGTCGGCGACAGGTCGGACATGGAGCTCGCGGACCTCGCGATCAGCGTGGGAGCCCACGGATACGCGTCGAAGAGCCTATCCGACGCGGAGCTCGTCGGCCGCGTCGTCGAGCTCTCCGGGCGAAGGGCCTCACGCAGGCCGACGCCGGCGCTCGGCTGA